From a region of the Falco peregrinus isolate bFalPer1 chromosome 5, bFalPer1.pri, whole genome shotgun sequence genome:
- the NUB1 gene encoding NEDD8 ultimate buster 1, with the protein MAQKKYLIAKLTSCLREDKIQLWKPPYTNEKKEAGKEMKELVQKYSSKLNINENDTENMLEEIRCKAIERGTGNENFKVTGIARLDIYLPRKKSRKIPLETNLFITGKELRSQIAQEHALKENVIKIIINKKQLDLGKTLEDQGVTHNAKVMVLQLEQSDEETKRRVQEEELQCKKEKEINEKMQRTKKGLEILAEREEYLDADSVPYLDIANQTGRSIEIPPQAKKALVLAMGYHEKGRALMKKKEYEIALPYLLDADKHFCECSTELLNTVDNYAVLQLDIVWCYFRLEQLDCLDDAEKKLSTAHRCFQRCYGENHERLIDIKGSYGREKVLFLRLYLLQGIGHYHSGREKEAAEYIQKASCLYEELSIDPDKVDRLSLLGFSEQEARLALRACHGNVEHAANLITNRREEKAQIRREERAKRRQRLEDINTLKSMGYSERAAQVALHNTQGNLDQAFKFILDNPELLLEDDDDDNPVATDRFQVSQESIDQLMYMGFSRESAEQALKVFKGNIHLASQTLAHYGGVLPASLQLSPEGSSPSEESASSKDSPTESAGSSSSPTDEDMETDAVNEILEDIPEHEEDYLDLTLEEEEQIIHEYLSYIQVPQH; encoded by the exons atggcacaaaagaagtatttaataGCCAAACTGACAAGCTGCTTAAGAGAGGACAAAATTCAGCTATGGAAACCACCatatacaaatgaaaaaaaagaagctggtAAAGAGATGAAG GAGCTTGTACAAAAATATTCATCCAAGCTGAATATCAATGAGAATGATACAGAGAATATGCTTGAAGAAATACGGTGTAAAGCAATTGAGCGTGgaacaggaaatgaaaattttaaagtgACTGGGATTGCGAGACTTGATATATATCTGCCTCGTAAAAAG agcagaaaaatcCCACTGGAAACTAACCTGTTCATCACAGGCAAGGAGCTCAGATCACA gATAGCACAGGAAcatgcattaaaagaaaatgttatcaAAATAATCATAAATAAGAAGCAGCTTGACCTGG GCAAAACCCTTGAAGACCAGGGTGTGACACACAATGCAAAAGTGATGGTACTTCAGCTGGAACAGAGCGatgaggaaacaaaaagaagagtTCAGGAAGAAGAACTTcaatgcaagaaagaaaaggaaataaatgaaaagatgcAAAGAACTAAAAAGGGTTTGGAAATTCTAGCAGAAAGAG AGGAATACTTGGATGCAGATTCTGTTCCATACCTAGATATAGCTAATCAAACTGGAAGGTCAATCGAGATTCCCCCTCAGGCTAAAAAA GCCCTTGTGCTGGCAATGGGTTATCATGAGAAGGGCAGAGCattaatgaagaagaaagaatatgaaatagCCCTGCCGTATTTGTTGGATGCTGATAAACACTTCTG tgagtGTAGCACGGAACTGCTGAATACCGTTGATAATTATGCTGTACTGCAGCTGGATATAGTGTGGTGTTACTTCCGCCTGGAGCAGCTGGACTGCCTGGATgatgcagagaaaaagctgtCCACAGCACACAGATGCTTCCAGAGGTGCTATGGGGAAAACCATGAAAGACTTATTGATATCAAG GGAAGCTATGGTCGTGAGAAGGTTTTATTTCTACGGCTTTACCTCCTTCAAGGGATAGGACACTATCACAGCggcagagaaaaggaggctgctGAATATATTCAGAAG GCATCTTGTTTATATGAAGAGCTGTCCATAGATCCCGATAAAGTTGATCGCCTGTCACTGCTGGGATTCTCCGAACAGGAAGCTCGCCTTGCCCTGCGAGCGTGCCATGGGAACGTGGAGCATGCTGCCAACCTTATCACCAACAGGAGAGAG GAAAAGGCACAGAtaaggagggaggagagagctAAAAGGCGGCAGCGACTGGAAGACATAAATACCTTGAAAAGTATGGGCTATTCAGAGAGAGCTGCTCAAGTAGCTCTTCATAATACGCAAGGAAACCTGGACCAAGCCTTTAAG tttattctGGACAATCCTGAGTTACTGTtggaagatgatgatgatgacaatCCTGTGGCCACGGACCGGTTTCAGGTTTCCCAGGAAAGTATTGATCAG CTGATGTATATGGGTTTCAGCCGTGAGTCAGCAGAGCAAGCTTTAAAGGTCTTCAAAGGCAACATCCACTTAGCTTCCCAAACCCTTGCTCATTATGGGGGAGTTCTTCCTGCTTCGCTGCAGCTGTCTCCAGAAGGGTCCAGTCCATCAGAAGAATCAGCGTCATCAAAAGACTCGCCTACAGAGTCTGCAG GTTCTTCTAGTTCACCAACAGATGAAGACATGGAGACTGATGCAGTCAATGAAATCCTAGAGGATATTCCTGAACATGAAGAGGATTATCTGGATTTAACgctggaggaagaggaacagATCATTCATGAATACTTATCCTATATACAAGTACCACAGCATTAA